In Brassica napus cultivar Da-Ae chromosome C2, Da-Ae, whole genome shotgun sequence, the sequence TCGTAGTAGTTCGGATCCGGTGAATCGTGCCTCCAATTCTCACTTGAATTTGTACTATTATTCTTTCTGAAAATATGGTGGTATCAAAAAATTAGtataaaaattatcaaatatcaCATCTCTTAGCTTATTCAcaccctaatctatatgatgacattgagtttataataaaactacttttcaacaaaatataaaagacAAACTtttctttgaacattttttcGTAAGCAAGGAAACATTTGAACATCATATGTTAACTATTTATACCTTTTCTTGGAGTGGCTTCTCTggtgaagaggaggaggatAATTCCTTGAAGATAAATCAGAAAATACATCATCCTTGGATTTTGGTTTATCAGAAAAGATTGAGATGGCATCGGAAAAACAATGGACGATCGATTTAGCAAGATCATAGTTTGAAACCGATCTTCCGTCAGCCACTGGATGGTCAAGCTGCAGCTTCAACCGCTTGGCACAGCTATGGCCATAAAGGATAGCTTGTACTGCCTTTTCGTGGGAGGTATTCATAAAAGTAGAGTAGAGTGTTCTTGTTTTAGCCGTTTTCTTTCTCTCAAGTCTCTTCTCTATGCTATAAATTCTGAATGGATAGGGAGATAATATATAGGGTAAATGCCAAGTGGTGCTCACATATTACCAGATGAGGGAAGGGAAACGAAAAATACTGATTAGAAAGTATTAGGAAAATACAACATGATATAATTTAACCATATATATGCAATAGAACTAAATTGACATTACCAATTATAGACCAAGTTTTATATTCCTAATCAAGCCATTTACATACACTAGTCTGTAATTTAAtgttaaattagattttgacccaCCTTTAAAAATGcggatatatttttgttttattttttcctataaatttaatttttatatttatgttttttaatcacattagtgttttttgtataatattttttaaaaatgattaataaggaattttaataattgtatttgGACCACACCTATATGGCTATATCAATAAGTTAGATTGTTGTTTTAAtggaataaatataaaagtaagaTTTATGCTTTTTAAAACACCACCAATTGTGAG encodes:
- the LOC106436998 gene encoding probable WRKY transcription factor 38, which translates into the protein MNTSHEKAVQAILYGHSCAKRLKLQLDHPVADGRSVSNYDLAKSIVHCFSDAISIFSDKPKSKDDVFSDLSSRNYPPPLHQRSHSKKRKNNSTNSSENWRHDSPDPNYYDGFLWRKYGQKTIKQSKHQRSYYRCSYNIDYANDIVVV